In Scophthalmus maximus strain ysfricsl-2021 chromosome 16, ASM2237912v1, whole genome shotgun sequence, the following proteins share a genomic window:
- the trim16 gene encoding tripartite motif-containing protein 16, whose protein sequence is MADTAAPICPGVLGGTQPAACGHAGEGRPECPQSPDKPQPAEGLERNGTEGAEAPATNGKEEPTQDAKTAEEVKIQEDLKESEDPRKPEQEEQEDEEERKEAPSDVEEVKEEEAKEEPLGPDDVVCDSCIESPCRALKSCLTCLVSYCEAHLRPHLENPKFQNHRLVEPLRDIERRTCESHKWPLEVFCCADACCICQDCVTEEHSGHNTLPVVEARQQIEKELREKQSEMVKTVTAAENAINKLQLNTVSIEQSVTEVRAVIESQFEELQAVVERAKREVTEILEGEERQALRQAEGIRVHLEQRCAELKKTQAQVEKLSRNKNDVDFLQEYSQWKKEAADISLPGVYIGLMDRLNSVSRVIMDSTQELCALLVSSYIEKVRETCNNDKMGIKTTVHAIVAAKENLSIPDPQTHADFLKYSAQVSFDANTAHKFLRLTEENRKVTNTTPWQHPYPDLPERFENWRQVLATESFYMGRHYFEADISGEGTHVGLTYKSVDRKGAESNSCITGNNFSWCLQWNGRSFSAWHSGVETPLGVEKFDRVGVYMDYTRGLLAFYGVGDAMTLIHQYEAEFLEPLYPAFWLSKKENIVALVAPGEPLRLKSPSPPTSPTNGAVVSLTAAKAAS, encoded by the exons ATGGCAGACACAGCAGCTCCCATCTGCCCAGGTGTGCTCGGTGGAACCCAGCCGGCGGCGTGCGGTCACGCAGGTGAAGGACGTCCCGAGTGTCCGCAGAGTCCTGACAAGCCTCAACCCGCTGAAGGTCTGGAACGGAACGGAACAGAGGGAGCCGAAGCTCCGGCGACGAACGGCAAAGAGGAGCCAACGCAGGACGCCAAGACGGCGGAGGAGGTGAAAATCCAAGAGGACCTGAAGGAGTCTGAGGACCCCAGGAAgccggagcaggaggagcaggaggacgaggaggagaggaaggaagcgCCGTCTGacgtggaggaggtgaaggaagaggaggccaaGGAGGAACCTCTGGGCCCCGACGATGTGGTGTGCGACTCGTGCATCGAGAGCCCCTGCAGGGCCCTCAAGTCCTGCCTCACCTGCCTGGTGTCGTACTGCGAGGCCCACCTCCGGCCCCACCTGGAGAACCCCAAGTTCCAGAACCACCGGCTGGTGGAGCCGCTCAGGGACATCGAGCGGAGGACCTGCGAGAGCCACAAGTGGCCCCTGGAGGTCTTCTGCTGCGCCGACGCCTGCTGCATCTGCCAGGACTGTGTGACGGAGGAGCACTCGGGCCACAACACGCTCCCTGTGGTGGAGGCTCGCCAGCAGATAGAG AAGGAACTGAGGGAGAAGCAGAGTGAGATGGTGAAGACGGTGACGGCAGCAGAGAACGCCATCAACAAACTGCAACTGAACACAGTCTCCATAGAG CAATCGGTGACGGAGGTGCGAGCCGTGATCGAGAGCCAGTTCGAGGAGCTGCAGGCGGTGGTGGAGAGGGCGAAGAGGGAGGTGACGGAGATCCTGGAGGGCGAGGAGAGGCAGGCGCTGAGGCAGGCCGAGGGCATCCGGGTGCACCTGGAGCAGAGGTGCGCCGAGCTGAAGAAGACTCAGGCGCAGGTGGAGAAACTGTCCAGGAACAAGAACGACGTGGATTTCCTACAG GAGTATTCCCAGTGGAAGAAAGAGGCCGCCGACATCTCCCTGCCCGGCGTCTACATCGGCCTGATGGACCGTCTGAACTCCGTCAGCCGCGTGATCATGGACTCCACGCAGGAGCTCTGCGCCCTGCTCGTGTCCTCGTACATAGAGAAGGTCAGAGAGACCTGCAACAACG acAAAATGGGAATAAAAACAACGGTCCACGCGATAGTCGCAGCCAAAGAGAACTTGTCGATACCAGATCCGCAGACGCACGCCGACTTCCTCAAGT ACTCGGCCCAGGTGAGCTTCGACGCCAACACCGCCCACAAGTTCCTGCGGCTGACGGAGGAGAACCGGaaggtgacgaacaccacgcCCTGGCAGCATCCTTACCCCGACCTGCCCGAGCGCTTCGAGAACTGGCGGCAGGTTCTGGCCACGGAGAGCTTCTACATGGGCCGGCACTACTTCGAGGCGGACATCAGCGGCGAGGGCACGCACGTGGGCCTCACCTACAAGAGCGTCGACCGCAAGGGCGCCGAGAGCAACAGCTGCATCACGGGCAACAACTTCTCCTGGTGCCTGCAGTGGAACGGACGCTCCTTCTCCGCCTGGCACAGCGGCGTGGAGACGCCCCTCGGCGTGGAGAAGTTCGACCGCGTCGGCGTGTACATGGACTACACGCGAGGCCTGCTGGCCTTCTACGGCGTGGGGGACGCCATGACGCTCATCCACCAGTACGAGGCCGAGTTCCTGGAGCCCCTCTACCCGGCGTTCTGGCTGTCCAAGAAGGAGAACATCGTGGCCCTGGTGGCGCCGGGGGAACCGCTGCGGCTGAAGAGCCCGTCTCCTCCCACGTCGCCCACAAACGGAGCCGTCGTCTCATTAACTGCAGCAAAAGCAGCGAGTTAG
- the tvp23b gene encoding Golgi apparatus membrane protein TVP23 homolog B: MITDDANDEDVSLFDAEEDAGKRSKKSNIKHPVASFFHLFFRVSTVVVYLLCEHISRSFIACMVSIILLLSCDFWTVKNITGRLMVGLRWWNQVDDDGRSHWVFESRKATGKQQASDSESRIFWLGLIVCPVLWVIFAFSTLFSFNIKWLPIVIMGVVLQGANLYGYVRCKVGGKTNLKNMATNYFGRQFLKQALSKEEES; this comes from the exons ATGATAACAGAC GACGCCAACGACGAGGACGTGTCTCTGTTTGACGCGGAGGAGGACGCGGGCAAAAGGTCGAAGAAGTCAAATATCAA GCATCCGGTGGCGtccttcttccacctcttcttcAGAGTCAGCACCGTCGTCGTCTACCTGCTCTGTGAGCACATCAGCAGGAGCTTCATCGCCTGCATGGTGTCAatcatcctgctgctgtcatGTGACTTCTGGACGGTCAAG AACATCACTGGGAGGTTGATGGTCGGTCTCAGGTGGTGGAACCAGGTGGACGACGACGGACGAAGCCACTGGGTGTTCGAGTCGAGGAAG gcaacTGGGAAGCAGCAGGCGTCGGACTCGGAGTCTCGGATCTTCTGGCTTGGGCTGATCGTCTGTCCCGTCCTCTGGGTCATCTTTGCCTTCTCCACCCTCTTTTCCTTCAATATTAAATGGCTG cctATCGTGATCATGGGCGTCGTGTTGCAGGGAGCCAACCTGTACGGATACGTTCGGTGTAAAGTTGGCGGCAAGACCAACTTGAAGAACATGGCCACGAATTACTTTGGACGACAGTTCCTCAAACAG GCGCTGTCCAAAGAAGAGGAGTCGTAG